In Fimbriimonadaceae bacterium, the genomic window GAAATGGGGTTCTTCGTTGGAGAAGACACCATGCTGGGCGAGCCGGTTGCGATCGCCCGGGCAGAGGACCATATGGTCGGGCTGGTGATGGTGAACGACTGGTCAGCACGGGACATCCAGCGCTGGGAGTATCAGCCCTTGGGTCCGTTTCTGGCCAAGAGTTTCGGCACTTCGATCAGCCCCTGGATCGTGACGTTCGATGCGCTCGATCCCTGGCGCATTCAAGGGCCGGAGCAAGACCCGCCGCCCACCTCGTATCTCCACCGACCTCGCCCCTGCCACTTTGACATCGAATTGGAGGTCTCCATCCAAACCGCCCGAGCGACGAGGCCCCAGGTTGTCTGCCGGTCAAACACCAAACACCTCTATTGGGACTTTGCCCAGCAATTGGCCCACCAGACCGTTAACGGAACGAACTTGTCGGTTGGAGACCTGTATGCGAGCGGGACCATCAGCGGACCCGATGAAGGCTCGTTTGGCAGCCTTCTCGAAGCCACGTGGCGGGGAACGAAGCCGATCAGGATTGAGGAAACCGGCGAGGAGCGAACCTTCCTCGAGGACGGCGACACCGTCGTCTTCAGGGCGTGGTGCGAGGGAGACGGTTACCGTATCGGCTTTGGCGAATGTCGGGGGACCGTCTTGCCGGCGGTTAGGCAATGAGCCTGTGCCGACTGAGTGACTCGATTCTCCTCGTGATCGACCTCCAGCCGACGTTCCTCGCCCCGATCCCAGACGCCGACAAGATTCTCGCGCGGGCGCGCTTTCTCATCCAATGCGCAAACCTGCTGGGCGTGCCCGTCGTCGCCACCGAGCAGGTTCCTGATCGAATGGGAGGCTCCGAGTCTTCCATCTTGGAGGCCGTCGGACCTAACGCGACGATCGTCGCCAAGACCGAGTTTGGAGCATGCGGACTTCTGAATCTCCAGGGAAAGACGCAGGCAATCCTCGTAGGCATCGAGACCCATATCTGCGTAAACCAGACGGCCCAGCAGCTCGCCTCAAACGGAATTGAAGTCTTTGTCGCCGACGATGCTGTTGGTTGCCGCTCCGCCATGGTCCACGAATCCGCTCTCAGGCGGCTCCGACATGCCGGCGTCGAGGTCACTCACACCGAGTCCGTTGCCTATGAGTGGATGCGAGACGCCAAGCATCCCCAGTTTCGCCAGGTTCTCGAACTCGTCAAGGCGTATCCGCTGTGAACCTGCTCGACATCATCGCCGTTACTCGTGATAGGCACGCCCTTAGCCAGGAGCAGATCGAGCGGGTCGTTCGCGGCGCGGCCACTGGAGAGGCGTCGGACTATCAGCTGGCCGCCTGGCTGATGGCGGTGGTGCTCAATGGGCTGACCGACCCCGAAACTGCAACCCTGACGATGGCGATGGCGCGCTCAGGAGACCGGATCGATTTGACTGGACTTCCTCGGCCGTGGCTTGACAAACACAGCACCGGAGGAGTCGGGGACAAGGCCACGATCGTCGTTCTCCCCATACTTGCCGCCTGCGGCCTAACGGCCGTTAAACTGAGCGGCCGTGGGCTGGGCATCACCGGCGGAACCATCGACAAGCTCGAATCGGTGCCGGGATTCCGTATCGACTTGTCGCCCGAAGAGATGATCGAGCAGGCTCGGACGATCGGGATCGCGCTAAGTGGCCAGAGCCCCCGGCTCGCACCGGCCGACAAGGTCCTCTATGCGCTTCGAGACGCGACGGGAACGGTTCGGTCGCTTCCGCTTATCGTCAGCAGCATCCTCTGCAAGAAGATCGCCGGCGGCGCCGAACGGGTGGTCTTCGATGTCAAGTGCGGCTCTGGCGCGTTCATGAAGAACCTCGACGAGGCACGGAAGCTGGCCGATGCCCTCAGAAGCGTCGGGGAGGCTGCAGGACTGAAGGTTCGATGGCTCATCACCGACATGGACCAGCCTCTCGGCCGATGCTGTGGCAATGCGATCGAGGTTGAAGAAGCCATCGCCGTCCTTGCCGGTCGAACGGGAGGACGGCTGAGAACCCTATGCGAAGCGCTGGCCGGGACCGAACTAGAGCTTGCCGGCAAAGCGCCTGACGGCCAGGGGGCCCGCCTCGCCGCCGAGGTGATCGACAACGGTACTGCGCTCCTGAAAGCCGAGGCATGGTTCGCCGCCCAGGGCGCCAGCGTATCGATTGCCCGGGCCGACTTTACGCTCGAGCGGGCACCATTCCAAGCCAGCGTATTGGCCGGCTCACCGGGCTGGGTTCATCGCGTCGATGCCGGGGTGATTGGCCAGACCGTGGTGGACCTCGGCGGTGGAAGGAAGTCCAAATCTGACGCCGTCGATCCTCGCGTCGGTGTAGAAGTGCTCGTCGAAGTTGGCGACCAAGTTATCGCCGGTCAGCCTCTCCTCATCCTCCATGGCGCCAGCGAAGATGGCATCCAAGCCGTCTTGCCGAGTGCACAGGCAGCGGTCACCATTGCCCCTCAAGCCATTCCACCCCGACCCGTGGTCCTGCTGGACTAGAATCCAACCTCGCGTCCGAAATCGAATACGGTAACCGGTGGCTCCTTGAATCCACTCCGGTCGAGCGACTGTCTCGTTCGGTGCACCTGCTGCAGCAACCCCGGTATCGCATGAGGGGGCCGGGCCGGGACCTTGAAGGCCCGCTCCAAAATGTCCCAGACTTCGTCAATTCGATGCGAGAGGTCGAAAATCATCACCCCCTGAGAGGA contains:
- the pdp gene encoding Pyrimidine-nucleoside phosphorylase, producing the protein MNLLDIIAVTRDRHALSQEQIERVVRGAATGEASDYQLAAWLMAVVLNGLTDPETATLTMAMARSGDRIDLTGLPRPWLDKHSTGGVGDKATIVVLPILAACGLTAVKLSGRGLGITGGTIDKLESVPGFRIDLSPEEMIEQARTIGIALSGQSPRLAPADKVLYALRDATGTVRSLPLIVSSILCKKIAGGAERVVFDVKCGSGAFMKNLDEARKLADALRSVGEAAGLKVRWLITDMDQPLGRCCGNAIEVEEAIAVLAGRTGGRLRTLCEALAGTELELAGKAPDGQGARLAAEVIDNGTALLKAEAWFAAQGASVSIARADFTLERAPFQASVLAGSPGWVHRVDAGVIGQTVVDLGGGRKSKSDAVDPRVGVEVLVEVGDQVIAGQPLLILHGASEDGIQAVLPSAQAAVTIAPQAIPPRPVVLLD